A window of the Brassica oleracea var. oleracea cultivar TO1000 chromosome C1, BOL, whole genome shotgun sequence genome harbors these coding sequences:
- the LOC106316479 gene encoding U4/U6 small nuclear ribonucleoprotein Prp31 — translation MATLEDSFLADLDDLSDNEAELDESEGDDAKKDEEDIDMDMADLETLNYDDLDSVSKLQKSQRYLDIMQKVEEALGKESDGTEKGTVLEDDPEYKLIVDCNQLSVDIENEIAIVHNFIRDKYRLKFQELESLVNHPIDYARVVKKIGNETDLTLVDLEGLLPSAIIMVVSVTALTTKGSPLPEDVLQKTLEACDRALELDSARKKVLDFVESKMGSIAPNLSAIVGSAVAAKLMGTAGGLSALAKMPACNVQVLGHKRKNLAGFSSATSQLRVGYLEQTEIFQSTPPALKSRAGRILAAKSTLAARVDATRGDPSGTNGKALREEIRKKIEKWQEPPPARQPKPLPVPDSEPKKRRGGRRLRKMKERYAVTDMRKLANRMAFGTPEESSLGDGLGEGYGMLGQAGSNRLRISSVPSKLKINPTIAKKLKERNYAGGATTSGLTSSLAFTPVQGIELCNPQQALGLGSGTQSTYFSESGTFSKLKKI, via the exons ATG GCAACTCTTGAAGATTCTTTCCTCGCAGACCTTGACGACTTATCTGACAATGAAGCAGAACTG GATGAGTCTGAAGGTGATGATGCAAAAAAGGATGAAGAAGATATTGACATGGACATGGCTGACTTAGAAACCCTTAACTACGATGATCTTGATTCCGTTTCTAAGCTCCAGAAATCTCAGAGATATCTAGACATTATGCAG AAAGTGGAAGAGGCTCTTGGAAAGGAATCTGATGGAACGGAGAAAGGAACTGTGCTAGAAGACGATCCTGAATACAAGCTAATCGTGGATTGCAACCAGCTCTCAGTTGACATTGAGAATGAGATTGCCATCGTCCACAACTTCATCCGTGACAAGTACAGACTCAAGTTTCAAGAGCTTGAATCTCTGGTAAACCACCCTATTGACTACGCCCGCGTTGTCAAAAAGATAGGCAATGAGACTGATTTAACACTCGTTGATCTTGAAGGCCTGCTTCCATCTGCTATTATCATGGTTGTTTCAGTCACTGCCTTGACCACCAAAGGGAGCCCACTCCCAGAGGATGTCCTGCAGAAGACTCTAGAGGCTTGTGATCGAGCTTTAGAGCTTGATTCCGCAAGGAAGAAGGTTCTTGACTTTGTCGAAAGCAAGATGGGATCTATCGCACCGAATCTCTCCGCTATTGTTGGGAGTGCTGTTGCGGCCAAGCTCATGGGGACTGCTGGAGGTTTGTCAGCGCTTGCGAAAATGCCTGCCTGTAATGTTCAAGTTCTTGGTCACAAGAGGAAGAACCTTGCCGGGTTCTCCAGTGCAACGTCACAGTTACGTGTGGGGTATCTGGAGCAGACGGAGATTTTCCAAAGCACGCCTCCCGCGCTTAAGAGTCGCGCTGGCAGGATCTTGGCTGCAAAATCTACTTTGGCGGCGAGAGTTGATGCTACTAGAGGAGACCCGTCGGGAACGAATGGGAAAGCTTTGAGGGAAGAGATACGTAAGAAGATTGAGAAGTGGCAAGAACCTCCTCCCGCAAGGCAGCCTAAACCGCTTCCCGTTCCTGATTCCGAGCCTAAAAAAAGAAGAGGTGGTCGCCGTCTAAGAAAAATGAAAGAAAGGTATGCAGTGACAGACATGAGGAAGCTTGCCAACAGGATGGCCTTTGGTACACCCGAAGAGAGCTCTCTTG GTGATGGGTTAGGTGAAGGATATGGGATGCTTGGCCAGGCTGGGAGCAACAGGCTGCGTATATCCAGTGTTCCCAGCAAGCTCAAGATTAATCCTACCATCGCCAAAAA GCTGAAAGAAAGAAACTATGCAGGTGGTGCCACTACCTCTGGATTGACATCGAGTCTGGCTTTTACTCCTGTGCAG GGAATAGAGCTGTGCAATCCTCAACAGGCTTTAGGGTTAGGCAGTGGGACTCAAAGCACTTACTTTTCAGAGTCAGGGACCTTCTCTAAGCTCAAGAAGATATAA
- the LOC106312614 gene encoding U-box domain-containing protein 19: protein MKAHTNCIYTHDTNIQKLQHTRTKYHTHQYHTMIPTQNRRILTFTAVYPCESVSITTLIDSLIKIAGEILSFKSKHFSTNKRSVKETLRHVLNLLIVFQEIRVGLIPADRSFPRSAILSLSELHVIFQKLMILLEECTREGGKLYMLTNSDQISAHFRVLTRSISTCLDTFPVGSIELPEEVKELIYLLIRQTRKYEARPDRDDKRALDSVYWIFNLFENRINPNRDEVVRVLDHVGVRKWRDCVKEIGFLGEEITVEGKDKNEIELLSSLMGFICYCRCVILGGIDEDEDKGEEEEDDLVIRGLNVDDLRCPISLEIMKDPVVLETGHTYDRSSIAKWFSAGNITCPKTGKNLESTVLVGNVSVKQVIQSYFKKEIDQKSMKKKTSIPESLAAEEAGKLISDFLAGELINGGPKEMVKALVEIRILTKTTSFNRSRLVEAGVVESLMKLLRPGDPTIQENAMAAILNLSKDIAGKVRIGGSGGGLEMIVEVLNEGARRESRQYAAAAIFYLSSLGDYSRSIGEIPDSIPGLLRIVKGCDYGDSPIRNALIAIRSLLIQHSDNHWRVLAAGAVSVLLDLVRSGEIGDGVKADSIAVLAKIAEYPDGMISVLRRGGLKLAVKVLGSSEVSPVTKQHCVVLLLNLCVNGGSDVVGALAKDPSVMGSLYTALSNGECGGGRKASALIKMIHEFQERKTETGLERERFIHAW, encoded by the coding sequence ATGAAAGCCCACACGAATTGTATATATACTCACGACACAAATATTCAGAAACTTCAACACACTCGAACAAAATATCATACTCATCAATATCATACTATGATCCCCACACAAAACCGACGGATTCTAACTTTTACGGCGGTATATCCATGCGAATCAGTCTCCATAACCACTCTCATTGACTCACTGATAAAAATTGCCGGCGAGATTCTCAGCTTCAAATCAAAGCATTTCTCCACCAACAAACGAAGCGTTAAAGAAACTCTCCGACATGTCCTTAATCTTTTGATCGTCTTCCAAGAAATCCGGGTCGGGTTAATACCAGCGGATCGTTCCTTTCCTCGTTCTGCAATCCTAAGCCTCTCAGAGCTCCACGTCATCTTCCAGAAACTCATGATTTTATTAGAAGAGTGTACACGAGAAGGAGGTAAGCTTTATATGTTGACAAACTCGGACCAAATCTCAGCTCATTTCCGGGTCTTGACCCGATCCATATCCACGTGCCTCGACACATTCCCAGTAGGATCCATTGAGTTACCTGAAGAAGTCAAGGAGCTAATCTATCTATTAATCCGCCAGACCCGTAAATACGAAGCAAGACCCGACCGGGATGACAAACGGGCCCTAGACTCTGTGTATTGGATCTTTAATCTGTTCGAGAACAGGATTAACCCGAACCGGGATGAAGTAGTCAGAGTTCTTGATCACGTTGGTGTCCGAAAATGGAGGGATTGCGTCAAAGAGATTGGCTTTTTAGGAGAAGAGATTACAGTAGAGGGTAAGGATAAGAACGAAATCGAGCTCCTCAGCAGCTTAATGGGATTTATATGCTACTGCAGATGCGTGATACTTGGCGGCATTGATGAAGATGAAGATAAGGGAGAAGAAGAAGAAGACGATTTGGTTATTCGTGGCTTAAACGTTGATGATCTACGTTGTCCAATTTCTCTAGAGATTATGAAAGATCCAGTGGTTTTGGAAACAGGTCACACATATGATCGGAGCTCTATTGCGAAGTGGTTCTCCGCCGGTAACATCACGTGCCCTAAGACCGGGAAGAATCTAGAGAGTACTGTTTTGGTTGGTAACGTCTCCGTCAAGCAAGTGATTCAGAGTTACTTCAAGAAAGAGATTGATCAGAAGAGTATGAAGAAGAAAACGAGTATTCCTGAAAGTTTAGCGGCGGAAGAAGCCGGGAAGCTCATCTCGGACTTTCTCGCCGGAGAATTGATAAACGGCGGCCCTAAAGAGATGGTAAAGGCGTTAGTGGAGATTCGGATTCTCACGAAGACGACTAGTTTCAACAGATCTCGTTTGGTGGAAGCTGGTGTGGTGGAATCGCTGATGAAGCTTCTTCGTCCTGGAGATCCGACGATTCAAGAGAACGCCATGGCTGCCATTTTGAATCTTTCGAAAGATATCGCCGGGAAAGTTCGAATCGGTGGAAGCGGCGGTGGATTGGAGATGATCGTGGAGGTTTTAAACGAAGGAGCGAGGAGAGAGAGTAGACAATACGCAGCAGCTGCGATATTCTATCTCTCTTCTCTCGGAGATTACAGCAGATCGATCGGCGAGATCCCAGATTCGATTCCAGGATTGTTGAGAATCGTTAAAGGTTGTGATTATGGAGATTCCCCGATACGCAACGCGTTGATTGCGATTAGGAGTTTGCTGATTCAACATTCGGATAATCACTGGCGCGTCCTCGCCGCTGGAGCTGTTTCCGTTCTTTTGGATCTCGTGAGATCCGGCGAGATCGGTGATGGAGTCAAGGCGGATTCGATTGCGGTTCTCGCGAAAATTGCGGAGTATCCCGATGGGATGATCTCTGTGCTTCGTCGTGGAGGATTGAAACTCGCGGTCAAGGTTCTGGGTTCATCGGAGGTTTCGCCGGTGACGAAGCAGCACTGTGTCGTTCTGCTTTTGAATTTGTGTGTTAACGGAGGGAGTGACGTCGTTGGAGCCCTGGCTAAGGATCCGTCAGTCATGGGGTCGCTTTACACGGCGTTAAGTAACGGCGAGTGTGGAGGTGGGAGAAAGGCAAGTGCTCTTATCAAAATGATTCATGAGTTCCAGGAGAGGAAAACCGAGACGGGTTTAGAAAGAGAACGGTTCATACACGCCTGGTGA